From Triticum urartu cultivar G1812 chromosome 2, Tu2.1, whole genome shotgun sequence, a single genomic window includes:
- the LOC125534282 gene encoding uncharacterized protein LOC125534282: MATLFSTALSHHFIPLLRRLLCLRPAARRVGAAGAAEAAPAAHGHGGRRGGQSEGAGGGSAIPGDGATEEELSCCARRTRSSNPAPGGNAQEVAAEPEEMHGRERVVAVRLTPPLLLRRRRRPHDSAVLLPDLNEQGISKWVHLHRATQLLHHD; the protein is encoded by the exons ATGGCCACCCTCTTCTCCACCGCGCTCTCGCACCACTTcatcccgctcctccgccgcctcctttGCCTGCGGCCCGCTGCGCGCCGTGTCGGCGCTGCTGGTGCCGCGGAGGCGGCTCCTGCTGCCCATGGCCATGGGGGACGCCGGGGGGGACAGAGCGAGGGCGCCGGGGGAGGATCTGCCATTCCCGGTGACGGCGCAACAGAGGAGGAGCTGAGCTGTTGTGCGCGCCGGACAAGGAGCTCAAATCCTGCTCCGGGAGGCAACGCACAGGAAGTAGCAGCTGAGCCAGAGGAGATGCATGGGAGGGAACGCGTCGTTGCCGTCCGCCTGACACCCCCGCTTCTTCTCCGCCGTCGGCGTCGTCCCCATGATTCAGCTGTTCTCTTGCCAGATCTGAATGAACAGGGCATCTCAAAG TGGGTGCATCTGCATCGGGCAACCCAACTTCTTCACCATGATTGA